aaaaaatatatacaatactaAGAAAAATCACAAACCAACATCATGTTAAGGTCTTAGTCCATATGGAAAATTTTCAATATTTCCATATGAGGAGACATTTTACATCCCAAAAGGGCTAGACACCATCTGGGGAGGAAAATTGATACATGGAAGCTAGGAAGAAATATCCTCAATTAGAAGGTTGGGAGGCATTTTCACACTCCTTTGCTCCATTTTCCCTAAAAGAAATTTGAGCCATGGGTCACAGAAGCTTCACACAGTTCTCTCACCTCCTGGTCCCATCcctgaaagaaggaagaggtttgtctttgtttcatttcttatgTAAGATGACAGACTTTACTGATGAATTGAGATTTAATGCCTCCAAGTGCATTTTAAGAAAGATGCATCAGAAATAAAGTGCGTTCTCTCTGGTAGCTCCTCACTGCAGGTGCCCGGCTCCTGAAGATGAGCTACTTACACTGGTTCTCACAGAGCTGCCCTCATGGACTCACAGCATCTTCTTCCAACATCAAGGACATCTGCTCCATCTGCAGGCCTGTCTGGGAGAAATGTAAGAGGCTGTGAAGAGGGGTTTCCTCCCTGAGGTGAATGTAAAACAAGAGAACAGCAACTCCAGGATTAAACCAGGTGCCCATAAGACAAGGAATGAGGGATGGAGCCTGGAGGAAACCAGAGAGAAGTCcacctacatttttaaaaatatttgttgatttatttggctgtgccgggtcttagttttGGCCTTCAGGAcctttagttgcatcatgtgggatctagttccctgaccagggattgaacccaggcactcTGCATtaggaatgtggagtcttagtcactggaccaccagggaagtctcccactTACATTTTAAGGAAGATAGAGAAATCTTTACACTGAGAGCCACCCAGAAGTTTTGGAACTTATTCCACCACTGAGATTGCCGTTACCTTTCAGCTGTTGTTGACTAATGACTCATGACAGAGATTGTACTCATTTGGACCAAAAGGAGCCTTTGTACTTGCTTCTATTGAACAAGTCAAAGAGGAAAACTGTTCACATTTTGCAGAGGTCTGAACCCTGGACTGGTTCAGGCCTTCTCCTTACACCCGCCACAGCACCTGCAGTCTCTCTTtgatgcatgctgctgctgctgctgctaagtcacttcagccgtgtccgactctgtgcgaccccatagacggcagcccaccaggctcccccgtccctgggattctccaggcaagaacactggagtgtagACAGTTGTAATTCATCATGGTGCCCCTCCTCTCTGCTAGACTGGCGGTCCTGTGGGGGCAGGCTATGTTTCCTTCGTAGCTGTACTCCCAGTGCTGAGACCAGGCCCTGACCCACAGCTGACACTCCCTTAAAGTCTGTTGAATGTAGGAACTTGGGGATTAATGACTGGGTGAGAAGAAATATCCAGGAAGGAGGAGGGCTGGCAATAGGAGAATCTGGTCTGCAGGGGAAGAAACAGTGGGTGACATCCCCCTCCTGGTCATCCCCGTCCTGGTCATCCCCCAAGGTCAGCGGGGACCTTCGGAGGAGCCCCAGGAGGGATGTTAGCACCACTTCCTTTAGGCTGACCACTTACCTCTGTATTCTGCCACAaattaggacatgactgagtagtcACACTGGGACACAAGCTGTATACTAAGAATTCCCCAGGGCACCAGGAGGGAGAGTAGCCAGCGTTTGTGGCATTACTGAAGGCTTTCCCCATCCAGGAAATCTGATGAAATAAATGTGAGTTGCCTTCTATCCTCTCCTTCTGCATCCTCACCATGGAGTCCAAGAGGAAAAAGTGTCTCTTTTCATAGCTCATATTTTCCCCTTTGCAACCCAGTATCCAGTTGTAGGGGTCTCTGAAGTGAGACAAATGGTGGTCAAACTGAAAGGGAGGCTGGGGCTGAAAGCAAGGCCTTGGAGCTGTCGGGAACCTCACTCTGGAGACAGGAGAAGTTCAGTGGGGCCACAATTCCCTCCACACCGTCTCCACCACCTCCATCCTGAGCTAACCCTCTGAAGGTCCACTCCATGCCAAGCCCTTCCTGCCCAGGGTCTTGAAATACTGTACAGGTGCCCAAGGCTTTAGTGTTGGGTGAGTGTTGAGTAgagggaaagaaacaaaatttcctAAAGGCAGGAAGCCATTCCTAGAGGTTTTAATGGTCATAATAGAATAAGATACCTTCCTCTACAAAAAGACTTCATTCAAAATCTCACTTAACTGGGACTTCTCtagcagtccactggttaagactccgacctcccaatacaggggacatgggtttgatccctagtcaggggaactaagatcctgtgtgctgccaggcatggccaaaaaaaatcacataactaTGTGCACTGCTTTTTACTAGTTAATAGGCCATGAACATTTTTCTCTGTAAGaaaatatgtgtgctaagtcgcttaagttgtgtctgactctctgcaactctatggactgtagcctgccaggctcctctgtccgtgagattctccaggcaagaatactggagtgggtttccacgccctcctccaggggatcttctggacccagggatcaaacccgagtctcttatgtctcctgcatcaacaGGCAAGCTCCTTACCACtaacactacctgggaagccctgtaagaaaatataggaacatgatataatattattataatagcaAAACTTGTTTAAATTAGCTATGGATTATTAAAGCTTATAgccaaaattatatattttaatgatatataGTATACTAGATTTAAGTGTgcaaatagttatttttttaaccatatagagttttatttctcattattacattaattttaataaatgtgtgaTTGACCTGTGCCCTTGTGGATGTTATATCagatctctttttattttttatgtcctctccctcccacctctctccttaAGTGTGCAAATAGTTTTGAGTTCAGATGATTGCACCAATAGCTTTTTTTCAGCTCAGGTCAATTTATCGATTTGTCCATCAACACCTAACTGGGCTCTGCTCCCATGCATGAGGCTGCCTGCTGCTGCCTGGGTGCCATCAGAGGGGCTAGACAGGGTGTAGGCACAGTCCCCTTCCCTTGCCCGTATCTCACTGTGAGGCGCTCAGGAGGCAGTATGGATTATTCTGAAGGTCCTGGTCACTGGGGCAGCCAGGAAACATGTCCACTTGGAACTCTTTCTATGATTTATTAatttgtctgtctgtgtgtctgtcttggTAGACTCATGATCCAATGACAGAATtcttctgggatttccctggcagtccagtggttgagactctgagcttccaaaacaaggacacaggttcaatccttagtcaggaaactaagatcctaccagCCATGTGGtggcagagggaggtgggggaaacaaaacaaaacagaattcttCCATAGCTGTACCTCTTCCCAGGAAAGAAGGTGAGCCAGAATCTGAATGGAGGCAGATGGTCTGAAACAacgaaggaaggaaggaaggttgcCAGGCTCCTAGCCGCCCCAGGGTGAGGTGTGTGGACAGTTATGATGCTTCCTGATGGAACCTCCTTAGTTGGACATTATGTAAGTGCCCAGGAAAAGGGCTTGAGGTCTAGTCCTGGGAACATGCCAGACTGTCACCCTCCCTGATTGTGAAAGCAGTAACATGCTCAAGTCATGTATTACACACCCAGCGCAGGATAAAAGGGCTCTTGCCCTGAGTTCTTCATCCACAGCCTCCTCAGAAACAGACTTCTCCTCCCTTCTGGCACCTGGTGAGTATCTAGCAGGGACTGGAACTCTACCTGAGATGCTGGAAAGGAACCCTGAGATCATAGCAGAAAAGGGGAAACCAAAGGGACCTGAAATGAAATCCCAGAAGTATGGTTGCAGAGAAGGCAGCCAAGGGGGTGGTGTAAGGGTCAGGAAGGAGTTCCTTTGGGATGTGACAAGAATTCTGGGAACTGCAAAGGTCACAGGAGCTCATGACACTTCCCATGTTCTTTCTATTCATGTCTACACACGGTTCCTGTGATATTCACTTTTCAGAATACTTTCCTCAAATGGGTACATCCCTTGTGTGTTTCCTTTGAGATACAAAGGTCTGGATGCTCAGTTGGATTGGCACCATGGGATCCTGGGTGGAGAGCAATGTAGGAGGCATCTTGCATGATCAAATTAACTCCACATCAGTGTCCCTCTCCCTCCTGCGGCCCTGGCTTAAGAAGCAGCTGGCCTGACAAGAGAGGGATCGGGAAACCAAGAGTGGGGAAACACTGGACTGTGGATTCCAGGCTGACAAGGTGATTTTGTTTTGCCCAGGCTCACTGACCTCCCGCCGAGATGTCCTGCCAGCAGAACCAGCAGCAGTGCCAGCCCCCTCCCAAGTGCCCCTCCCCCAAGTGCCCCCCAAAGAGCCCAGCCCAGTGCCTGCCTCCCGCCTCCTCAGGCTGCACCCCCACCTCCGAGGGCGGCTGCTGCCTGGGCCCCCACAGGCGCCGCAGGTCCCACCACTGCCGGCGCCAGAGCTCGGGCTCCTGCGATGGTGATGGTGGTCTGCAGTCCGGACGCTCCGGCTGTGGCCAGGGCTCTGGGGGCTGCTGCTGACCTGGCCTCCTGATGTTGATTTCAAAGGAAACAAGAATCCAAGGGCCAAGGAAAAGCCCCAACCTGAGGCATCCTTTCCCGGACACCCCACTCTCATTTGCCCAGACTGAGCCAGGGGATGTTCCCGCGCAGGGTTCGGAGCTCTCTCTGGAGGGCTCTTTCTGTCTGATCTCCAGGATCTCACAGGTCCCCACCTCCTGCACCTGCTGATGATCAGCAGAGCCTGTGCCTGACCctgtgaaaaaataaagcttttcttcctcatttccagGCTCATGTGTCGTTTCactctgtcctcccctcccctccaccagaTCCCCTAATGGCCAACACAATCCACACAAGGTTCTGGAGGCAAAATCTGAGCTCTGGATCAGAAGAGAGCAGTTCATTTCCCCCTCCATTCATGAAGGACCATGAGTTTTCAGTTGGAATGGAGACCTATTGGCTTAGGTCTTGCACCTCTCAGTGAAAGGACTAACTTCCCTCGAAACATGCAGTGGGTCCTGATACAACCTGGGAATTGCCAGGGTGTGATATGGGAGTTCTGTTATTTTAGTAAGCTGTTTCTGAGTCCGAAATAAACAGGGATTCCAGAGGCAAGGAAAGTGGAAATAAGCTgaggaaaagacacagatgtaaagaacagacttttggactctgtgggagaaggcaagggtgggatgatttgagagaatagcttatattaccatatgtgaaacagatcgccagtccaggttcgatgcatgagacagggcactcagggccagAGCACTGGGAtcaccctgagggatgggatggggagggaggtgggaggtgggttcaggatgggggatacatgtaacCCATGGCCGAGTCatatgaatgtatggcaaaaatcactacaatattataattagcctccaattaaaataaatcaattaatttacaaaaaaaaagatagaggAAGAAGATACATCTAAGGAAGGAAAGTTAACTCCATGGACTCTATGAAAATGCAGGGGGAGATGAAAGGTGAGTGAAGGATTGAATGAGGTCTAGGGGGAATGGTGTGGCTGGGAGTTTAGTTAATGAGATGACtggagcatgtgaaatgagaattttaggaaaaagagaaaatgagaagtgTTGCTGGAATTCTATATAATTGATTAAATTTTAATTCTACACTATCGTGAAGCTAAATAAAGTACCATGTTTTAGCCTAACTTGTGAAACTCAGACATTTCTGAGGCTGAAATAATGTTCCTAAGTGTGAGCCAGGAGTAACATCTCAGTCTGACACCTGGAAAGTCAGACAGTGTCAGAACTCAACTATAGTCAATTGTAAATACTATATGAAGATGATGTTAGGAACTGAGCGGGGGAGCAAAACTGGAAAACTTTGCAACCTTAAACTAGAAAATGATTTTATCAAACCTGGAAGTTAACTCGTAAAATTTGGAAGTCAAAAAGCCTCCAAGGAGATTAATTCCAGATACACGCCAACTCCTTCTAACAGATGAGAcatgattccctggagcaggagtCCCAGTTCCGGCCATTAGTTTAAGTTGGGTTAGAAATCAGCAGACTGCTCGGCCTTTGGCAGGGCAAGGTAACTCCTGGAAGTGGTTGACAAGCTGGCTCCCAGGGAAGAGCCTGCAAACCTGGAATGCAAAGTGTCAGAGCTGGAGACCGCAGGCCCTGCAGCCCTGTGCGGACCGGAAACCTTATTCCACAAGCTGAACAAAGCTGCAGGATTAGAGCATGCTGCCTGACAGAGGCTGCGGAAGAAGACGTGGAGATTCAGAAGCACCTCTAACTACCACCTGAAGGGCTTACATAGTCACAGCTATGGCTGagttaaagagagagagagagagagaaaggagcagggtCAACCAGGACAGCTTCTAGCTAACATTCCAAGGGGGTCTTGGGAAGCTAGAAGTAACATGAGAGCATCTTTAACATGGAGCCCAGACGTGGAGAAAATCAGACTCCCCAAAGCTCATCCAGGTGACTCCAGGTCCTGTCCTTGGACCAGTTTATCTATTCAGTTcatttttattgagcatctattgtgTGTTCagttctaggcactggggatatgGTTGGGAATCAGAGACTACATTTCTTCTCTCGAGAacttgcattcaaatgggtctacAGGCAACAGTTGATTGTTTTATACACAATGTCGAGTGAAACACAATGACTCTCTTCTCAGTTGGCCTCATACTCAGGGTGAGTGGACACTGGTGCTGGCTTAATAAACCCAGAGAAAACATCTAGCCTGGAGAAAATATTGACCCTTTGAGATAGTGGCTTTGGTGGTAACAAAAAAAAAGGACGTTGAACATATGATAGCTCCCATATCCAAAGACAGCAGTCGAGAATGGAGTGGGGGCAGATTATTAAAAACCGCTGGAACAAGGTTAGTGCATGAGCAGACGGCATCCTCATGCCCTTTCTCCGGCCCCCTCCCTTATTCTACAGTCCCAGTGAGTAAATACCTTCTTAGAGGTGCTCTtttcttcccatgaatattctttttttaatcatctgaAAAGAGATGGCTGCACATCAGGCCTTCCTGTACAAGGATAACCAGACACATACTTTTCATAAATGTTCATAGAAAATAATAGTATTTTGTCATCATTGTAATTAATAATCATTGAAATTGAAAGGATGTGCCCTCTTCTTAAATGTGATGTTTCAGAGAGCAATGCATCTCCAATGTTATAAAAGGTGCAAGGGCGAAATAGCAAACAGCTTACATAACTGAAATTTCCAAAACATTTGGTTAATCGCTGCTACTCACCATTATCACCCTCGTCATCACCGCACCCAGTCAGTTTGATTCACAGCTGAGCTAATCTCCCTTAACCACCCCAGCCAGCATGaatccctccctccccatacTATTTCTGGAGCTCCTAGAATAAATAATATAGTCACTAAGGCACTAACAACAGTGACCTTtagatatatctttttttttctttaaagaaccaaccagtttacttttttttttttttgcgccaCTCCATGTGGTGTgtaggatcttccctgaccaggattagAACCCATGCCCGCTACAGTGGaatcagagtcttaaccactgggccaccagggaagtccctagatgtATCTTAATTGACAAACCTTCTGCAGAGTACTTGTCTCTGTCTCTTATTTTACTCCTCACATCTTTGGTCTCTTGTGCCTCTATCACTTTATAGTTTTTgtctttcccccccccccctttcccAGATACTAGCTGTTAATGGGAGAAGCCAGAATGCAAACACAAACAGAATATCTGACTCCAGATGAATGCCCAAGCAGCCCCATTCTCCCTCAGCACCAGCAGGACCTCACCCCTCTAATGAGGACTCTTGGGTTCTGTGAGCGCCTCTTGGCATCACCATCTGGGCTGACTGCCCATGGACATGCCAAAGATCTACCCCTCTGTTCCTGCCAGTTGTACaagtactgtttgttttttttttttaacgggcCAGGGTCCTCATCCCATCCATCAGCCCTAAGTGATCCTAAGTGACAACATCTGGATGCAACTTCCCCTCAGAGTCACTGCAGACAAAAGGGGACTGATGCCCAAAGGCTCTGACTCAGGGCCCGAGGACCCCAcccgcccccaacacacacacacacacacacacacacacacacatagtacaTCTGAGGCACAGGGTATTTGAGGAGTCCTATGACTTTCCTTATAAAAGAAAACTCTTGGCAACTGCCCAGGAAGGTATGGAGGACCTAGGAATGAAGATTGTTGATGGTCTGtgtgcttggttgtgtctgactctttgcgaccctttggactgtagcccacctggctcctctgtccatggaatttttcaggcaagaatattggagagggtttccatgccctcctccaggtgatcttcctgacccagggattgaacctgggtctcctgcattgcaggcagattcttcatctgctaaaccatcagagaagcccaggaatgAAGATTACAAGGACTCAAATCAGCTCAACATACGTTAGAAAAGGAAggcgggagggagggaaagagggagggagtgagggaaagaatatggaataaaagaaaaataagaaatgacagGCTCACAGAAAGTTTTAAAGGACAAGTATTTGGACAATTTGGGGGGCTTCCAAATCCCTTCCATCAGAAAAGCTCCTGTTCCCTTTCTCTCCAGCTGCCGTAACACTGAACCCTGTGGTGAGTGATGCGGAGATCTCTCTGTGTTCTCCCAGATGCCAGAAGGACCCTGAGGGCCCACGAGCAGTCATTAAGCTGTCTCTCCTACTCAAGGCACAGATACAGATCCGTCAGGTCCACTTTCCTCCCCACTGTCAGGATGTGCAAGAAGTTATGAGAAAATATGATCAGGTACGAAATTGGGGTCAAGAGATGAAGGAAGTAGCTGGTGAGAGTAGAGACCAGAAAGATTTCATGTTCTTTTATGGACGACAGGTGAGCGACACACAGATGTTCACACCCTCCAACGCTTCCATTGTGTCTCCTCCATCTCATGGGACTTGATCTTCTAAGAAGTCCCTATCCATTGAAGCTACTAAGGCTGTTCCAGTGATCTCATCCTCTCTGATCTTCAAAACCCATCCCCTCTCTTGGTTACTGCTTGGCTCCCCCTTCTAGGTGCTGGAAGGTAAAGGCGCACAGCTTTGTGAATTAATGACTGTTCCTTCCAGCTCCACCCGCGTGCCCTCTGCCAGTCCTTTGTGCCTGAAGGCCCCCAGCCTCACCACTCAATAAGTCCACCCATTCCTCAGCATTTCCAGATCCCCACACTGACCTGAAACAATGCCCAAGGACACGGAAGACAAGTTCCTAGTCACCCACAGGTGACTCATATGAACTCAGGACCTGGTCGGGGGTTGGGGCTTAGTAGAGATGAGGTTTGAGAACATATAGTTTCTCAGGGTTGATATCTTACACAGCATTTCATAGTTTCTTGACTATGAAATATTGATCTCTTGGAGTAATGGCTGTATGTTGTTGTTTGtcattaaatcatgtctgacccttttgtgacaccatggactgaagaccatcaggctcctctgtcctgggatttcccaggccagaatactggggtgggttgccatttccttctccaggggatcttcccaatccagcggttgaacccgcatctcctgcatcggcaggtaaattctttaccactgagccacctgggaagccccagtgaaaaCATTAAGTAagcaagtgttagttgcccagtcatgtctgactctgcaatcccatggactgtagccccccgcccctcaccaggctcctctatacatgggattctccatgcaagaacactggaatggattgccattctttctctaagggatcttcccgagccagagattgaacctgggtctcctgccattgcaggtggattctttaccatctgagttacaagggaagctCAAGGTGAGTTCTTGGAGTAATggttaataatattaaaaaggaagtttGTCCTAAATGCAACCTGTTGAACATGGCCCAGTCCTTGGGATTATGTTCCTAGTTGGCTTATAGTATAAAAGGGGAAAGAGCTCAGAGAAAGCCTTGGAATGGAGATCTTCAGAGGGCCTTTAACTGCTTTATTAAACAAGCTGAACTCAGTGagttacagaaagaaaatacttttatctTTATCCAGTCACTGTCTTCTGCACTTTGCTGAATTTCTCTTAATACTATCTCAGGCAGATTCCATATCTAGGACAAAAAGGTCAGTGCAGCTCAATGTAATTCAGCACACAACTTCTGTCTCTaatgctcccctcccccagcacagtCCAGCCCTCCTGTAGTGGGTAGGGACACACTGCTCAGCCTCTCTCTGTACAGAAGATAATCCACTTGTCAGCTCTCTGCTGTACACCCTGGGCCAGTCTGGTGGGAGTGATTGTAGGGGCCAGAGCAGCTCTGCTTTTTCTGAACAAATCCTGGGGGGATGAGATTGGGCCTCTCTAGTTTGTTTAGAAGATGAACTTGCatggatattttcttttcagctttgGTACTTTCAGCATAGCAACAAAAAACCCCTCTGATCCTGGAATCTTAGAACATTCTGGAACATTCTCCATGGTCATTAGAGAGGTGTTGTATATctcaaaatgtgaaaatattattCAAGGAGGGGTTAGGACTCAGAAGAGAATAGATAGGAAAATGTTTTAGATTAGCAGACCAGGTGGCATTTTTAGATCCTCTCATCCCATCCTTCATAAGAATGACCCAGCTGCTTGCCACAGCCTTGTTAATGGTTTTGGTGATGGGATAGTCCTGAACTGAGCAGGAGCTGCGTTTTTCAGTAAACagagaaatatttttcacttttcaagtttatcatttatttttaaaggaagctatgacaaatctaggcagtatattcaaaagcagagacattactttggtgtCAAAGGGCTGTATAGTCAAtaattatggttttcccagtagtcatgtgcagatgtgagacctggaccataaagaaggctgagcaccaaagaattaatgctttcaaaatgtagtgctgggagaagactcttgagagtcccttggacagcaagaagatcaaaacagtcaatcctaaactaaagtaaatcatccctgaatattcattggaagaactgatgctgaagctggagccctgatactttggccacctgatgcgaagagccaactcactggaaaagaccctgatgctgggaaagattgaagtcagaagaagaagggggcagcagaggatgagatggttagatagcaccaccaactcaatggacatgaatttgagcaaact
This portion of the Cervus canadensis isolate Bull #8, Minnesota chromosome 2, ASM1932006v1, whole genome shotgun sequence genome encodes:
- the LOC122427379 gene encoding late cornified envelope protein 3B-like, which gives rise to MSCQQNQQQCQPPPKCPSPKCPPKSPAQCLPPASSGCTPTSEGGCCLGPHRRRRSHHCRRQSSGSCDGDGGLQSGRSGCGQGSGGCC